Part of the Polaribacter sp. Hel1_33_78 genome is shown below.
TTTTACTAATGATAAAAAAAGTTCTTTTAAATCGTCATTCGATGCGCCTTTTCTTATAAAATCACGAAGGTTAAAAACACCATCATCAAACAAACAATTTTTAAATGTTCCTGTGGAAGTAATTCTAATTCGATTACAATCGTTACAAATTGTTCTTGTAAAAGCAGGAATGATTCCGACCGATCCTAAATGATTGTCAATTGCATAATTTCTTGAAGTTGATGACTTTTCTGATTGAACTTCAGAAACATCAAACTCAGTTTTAATCTCGTTTAGAATTCTCTGAAAGGTCCAATTTTCTTTCATTTCTCGCTGTCCTTTGCCGTTAAATGGCATTTCTTCAATAAAGCGGACTGCAACATTTTTGTCTTTCGTTAACCTTACAAAATCCACAATCTCCTCGGTATTAAAACCCGATTGCACAACGATGTTTAGCTTTAAACTTAAACTACTCTTTTCGAGCATCTCAAACGTCTTATAGACTTCTGGAAAAACATCTCTTCTTGTAATTTTAGCGAACTTATCTCGCTTTAAACTATCTATGCTTAAATTGATGTTTTTTACTTTTTCTAACTTTTCAATTCTATCTATATGATGAGAAATTAACGCGCCATTGGTTGTAATGTTAATTGCGTCTAACAAATCATTATAAGAGAGCATTTCTAGGAAGTCTACAAAATCTTT
Proteins encoded:
- the moaA gene encoding GTP 3',8-cyclase MoaA, producing MSKLIDNFGRQMEYVRLAVTDRCNLRCQYCMPAHGIDIVPRQELLTFKEMYRLIRVLTELGVNKVRLTGGEPFVRKDFVDFLEMLSYNDLLDAINITTNGALISHHIDRIEKLEKVKNINLSIDSLKRDKFAKITRRDVFPEVYKTFEMLEKSSLSLKLNIVVQSGFNTEEIVDFVRLTKDKNVAVRFIEEMPFNGKGQREMKENWTFQRILNEIKTEFDVSEVQSEKSSTSRNYAIDNHLGSVGIIPAFTRTICNDCNRIRITSTGTFKNCLFDDGVFNLRDFIRKGASNDDLKELFLSLVKQKPKNGFIAEANRKKGGVSESMSTIGG